The Pararhizobium sp. IMCC21322 sequence TCCGCCCGGAGCGCCTGCTGGTCATGGCCAAAGGCAAGGTGATAGCCAGGCGGGAACGGCAGGACACGCAAGTGACGCTGCCGGGGCGGCCATCACACGTAAACCGGCGTCACAAAACACCTTAGGCGCTGGACCTTTGATGTAACAGCCGCCGCTATCGGTCCCAAGCCATCATTCGTTCCACTGGATTTGCAGAATTAGACTTCGTCAAGCCAGACATTCATATTTTTGAACAACCAGATTTCATTTGAAGTCAGCAGATTGATGTGCCCCCTGAAAACGCACTCATTTTTGTTCAGAGTTTTCTGCAACGAATCCTAGGGTGCGGACCCTTTATGGGTGGTGAAATAGTCGGGATCTGTTTGCCCGCAGCCCGCGTCGCAAAGACTTGGAAGTCTTCACGACCACAAGTGGGCTGTAACGATGTCCAGCGATCTCGCAACTCCGGCCTTCGGTGACCCAGAACAGCCCACCAGCAGCGTTAGCCAGCTTGCCCGACGCGCCGCCCCCGACACGATTGGGCGCTGCGCTGACTGCCTTGCGGGATGAACTGTTCTGGGTCATCAAATGAGTCCGTATAAACAAGAATGGCTCTTGGTTGGGCTGCATGATGCAGCCCAACCAAGGCATTTAGAATTATTCGATGATCGAGATTTCGGTGGCTTCGGATGTTCCGTCGGTGAACATGACATTGACCATCGTACCGACCTCAAGGCCTTCCAGCTCAATTTCTTCGGTAACCGTGAACATTTCGCCGGTTTCAAGTTCGACGGTTGCGTTTGCCGGGTCTACAGCCTTGACCACGCCTTCAACTGCGCCTGCAAAGGCGGTCGAGATCATGGCGACGGATGCGAGAGCGATTGTAACAATCTTTTTCATGGGTTTTCCATTCGTTGACACCCCGAACCGAAGCCTGCCGGTTCTCGGCCGGGCCAGTTTACACCTCGTCGGGTCACTGTTGATATGAGCTAGCCAAATGGCCGCTACAAGCGGAAAAAAGATATATTTTTCAAGCCCTAACCAGATGTAATTTAGTCGTAATTTGATCTT is a genomic window containing:
- a CDS encoding DUF1344 domain-containing protein, which encodes MKKIVTIALASVAMISTAFAGAVEGVVKAVDPANATVELETGEMFTVTEEIELEGLEVGTMVNVMFTDGTSEATEISIIE